GGGGCATATATGCTGAAGATCCTTTGTCAGGAAGAAACTTATGTCTATAACGCATATCATATGGGAAAGGCTTTTTACCCATCGGAGCCGGTTGAGGCTTCGGCGGAGGAAAAAGCCTCTCATTATGTTGTCCTTTATCTTCCTTCCGGGAAGACCCTTGCCCTTGATGAAGAACCGGGAGCGAAGGAGGAGCGAAGCCTCCGCAAGCGACGGATGGACCGGAAACTCTATCAGGCGCTGGCAAGAGAGACCGGGCGAAGTCTTGCCTGGGGGATCCTGACCGGTGTGCGGCCCACCAAGATCGCCATGGGGAAGCGGGAAGAGGGAATGGAGGAAGAAGCCTTCCTCACCTGGTTTGAAGAAACCTATCTGGTAAGCCCTGGGAAGGCGAGGCTGGCCTATGAGATCGCAGGGCGGGAACAGGCTCTTCTTGAACGGCTGGATTACCAGGATGGGTACAGCCTTTATGTGGGGATCCCGTTTTGCCCGTCTGTCTGTACCTATTGTTCTTTCAGCTCCGGATCGCTGGAGCAGTGGGGGGGTTACGTGGAGCCTTACCTTGCGGCCCTTCATAAAGAGCTGGAATGGATCAGCCGGGCCTGCAGGGAGAAAAAGCTTAACACCATTTATTTTGGAGGGGGCACGCCCACCAGTCTTGACGCCGGACAGCTGGACCGGCTGCTTGGCTGGGTGGACGAGCTGTTCTCCAGGGAGCATCTGCTGGAATATACGGTGGAGGCAGGGCGTCCGGACAGCATTGACCAGGAGAAGCTGAAGGTCCTTAGAAGCCACGGAGTGACCAGGATCTCCATCAACCCTCAGAGCATGCAGCAGAGGACCCTGGATCTTATCGGAAGACGGCACAGTGTGGAAGAGGTGCTGTCTGCGTTTCAGATGGCCAGGGAGGAAGGCTTTGACAATATCAACATGGATCTGATCGCCGGACTGCCGGGAGAGAAGACCGGGGATATGAAGGATACCCTTGAGAAGATCCGCGCTCTTGATCCGGACAGCCTGACGGTCCATTCCCTGGCAGTGAAGCGGGCGGCCAGGATGGGACAGGAAGGGTATATCCCCGGCGGGGAAGAGATCGGGGACATGCTGGATCTGGCGGCAGAGACAGCCCGGGCGATGGGAATGTTCCCCTATTATCTGTACCGGCAGAAGAATATTGCCGGGAATTTTGAGAACACGGGCTATGCAAAGGTTGACAAAGCGGGAATATACAATATACTTATTATGGAAGAGAAGCAGTCTATCATCGCAGCGGGAGCAGGGGCTTCCACGAAGATAGTGCTAAAAGAGCCGGTTCCAAGTCCGGAGGGAAAAGGCAAGACGACCAACCTGATCCGGCAGGAGAACGTGAAGGCTATTGACGCTTATGTAAGGCGGGTGGACGAGATGATCGAGCGAAAAGGAGAATGGCTATGACATTAAAGAAGAAGCCGGTTACCGGGATGAAGGATATCCTGCCGGAGGAGATGGAGATCCGGGATTATGTGATCGGGCTGATCAAAGATACCTATAAAACCTATGGATTCCAGTCCATGGAGACGCCCTGTGTGGAGCACATCGAGAATCTGTGCAGCAAGCAGGGGGGAGACAATGAGAAGCTGATCTTCAAGATCATGAAGCGGGGAGAGAAGCTGAAGATCCAGGAGGCAAAAGAGGAGAATGACCTGGCGGATTCCGGGCTGCGCTATGACCTGACGGTGCCTCTGGCCCGGTATTACGCGGGGCATGCCAATGAGCTGCCGTCTCCTTTCAAAGCCATGCAGATCGGCAGTGTATGGCGGGCAGACCGTCCCCAGAGAGGCCGGTTCCGCCAGTTCACCCAGTGTGATATCGACATTCTTGGGGAGGCAGGCCCTCTGGCGGAGATCGAACTGATCCTGGCCACCACAGCCATGCTGGGCAAGCTGGATTTCCGGAATTTTACCGTGTGTATCAATGACCGGGAGATCCTGCGGGCCATGGCGGCGTACAGTGGTTTTAAGGAGGAAGACTACGACGAGGTCTTCATAAGCCTGGACAAGATGGACAAGATCGGACAGGAGGGCGTGGCCCAGGAGCTGAAGGATCTGGGATATTCGGCGGATCAGGTGGACACCTATCTGAGTCTTTTTACCCAGGTGGAGGAAGATATCACGGGCGTAAGATACTTAAAGGACAAGCTGGGAGAATGTCTTTCAACAGAGACGGCGGAGCGGATGGAGCATATCATGTCCTGCGTAGAGGCGGCCAAAGAATGTGAGTTCCGCCTGAAATTCACTCCCACGCTGGTGCGGGGACAGTCTTATTATACGGGGACGATCTTCGAGGTGGTGATGGACGACTTTGGAGGGTCTGTGGCAGGCGGCGGACGCTACGATAAGATGATCGGAAAATTCACTGGTCAGGATACCCCGGCCTGCGGGTTTTCCATCGGGTTTGAGCGGATCGTCATGCTGCTTCTGGAGCAGGGATACCAGGTGCCGGACCGCCGGAAGAAGAAAGCTTATCTTCTGGACAAGAACCTTCCTGCCCAGGCGCTTCTTACAGTGCTTAAGCGGGCGAAGGAAGAGCGGGAGAGCGGCTGTCAGGTGCTGATCGCCAATATGAAGAAGAACAAGAAGTTCCAGAAAGAACAGCTTTCCCAGGAGGGATATGAAGAGATCACCGACTGTTATCCGGACAGTGTAGACCGGCTGTAGGCAGGAAGTGTGAGAGAATAGAGAAGAGAGGGATAAAGACATGGCAGAATCAATGCAGGGATTAAAACGGACACACCGGTGCGGGGAGCTTTCCGCCGCAGACATCGGGAAGACAGTGACCATTATGGGGTGGGTCCAGAAGAACCGGAATAAAGGAGGACTGGTGTTCACGGATGTACGGGACCGGTCCGGTATCATCCAGGTGGTATGTGAAGAAGGAA
This window of the Massilistercora timonensis genome carries:
- the hemZ gene encoding coproporphyrinogen dehydrogenase HemZ → MLKILCQEETYVYNAYHMGKAFYPSEPVEASAEEKASHYVVLYLPSGKTLALDEEPGAKEERSLRKRRMDRKLYQALARETGRSLAWGILTGVRPTKIAMGKREEGMEEEAFLTWFEETYLVSPGKARLAYEIAGREQALLERLDYQDGYSLYVGIPFCPSVCTYCSFSSGSLEQWGGYVEPYLAALHKELEWISRACREKKLNTIYFGGGTPTSLDAGQLDRLLGWVDELFSREHLLEYTVEAGRPDSIDQEKLKVLRSHGVTRISINPQSMQQRTLDLIGRRHSVEEVLSAFQMAREEGFDNINMDLIAGLPGEKTGDMKDTLEKIRALDPDSLTVHSLAVKRAARMGQEGYIPGGEEIGDMLDLAAETARAMGMFPYYLYRQKNIAGNFENTGYAKVDKAGIYNILIMEEKQSIIAAGAGASTKIVLKEPVPSPEGKGKTTNLIRQENVKAIDAYVRRVDEMIERKGEWL
- the hisS gene encoding histidine--tRNA ligase encodes the protein MTLKKKPVTGMKDILPEEMEIRDYVIGLIKDTYKTYGFQSMETPCVEHIENLCSKQGGDNEKLIFKIMKRGEKLKIQEAKEENDLADSGLRYDLTVPLARYYAGHANELPSPFKAMQIGSVWRADRPQRGRFRQFTQCDIDILGEAGPLAEIELILATTAMLGKLDFRNFTVCINDREILRAMAAYSGFKEEDYDEVFISLDKMDKIGQEGVAQELKDLGYSADQVDTYLSLFTQVEEDITGVRYLKDKLGECLSTETAERMEHIMSCVEAAKECEFRLKFTPTLVRGQSYYTGTIFEVVMDDFGGSVAGGGRYDKMIGKFTGQDTPACGFSIGFERIVMLLLEQGYQVPDRRKKKAYLLDKNLPAQALLTVLKRAKEERESGCQVLIANMKKNKKFQKEQLSQEGYEEITDCYPDSVDRL